One window from the genome of Paramormyrops kingsleyae isolate MSU_618 chromosome 3, PKINGS_0.4, whole genome shotgun sequence encodes:
- the LOC111858333 gene encoding uncharacterized protein isoform X2 — translation MSKNAESPAEDISKLTDDDLLKWSKEDLVRRLRKAEDEKMSLMLDHSNLIREVNRRLQQHLNEIRGLKDVNRKLQEDNQELRDLCCFLDDDRQKGKKVSREWQRLGRYSAGVMRKEVVFYLQKLKELETRQEEVLKENLELKELCLLLDEEKGGVGSTLVGCRNSVDSQGSPCPTAAPGSGLPRDLGDGSSTSSAGSTDSPDHLVHKQQPLACSGAGSSPELIHKVRTGEGSISEPLGRRRSTSPEYSIPLLPACRPRCGSVSTPDHKALRGQSPEKQGKSCADRLAQKHLLGVGAGPSSQEAFQKLRGSIGGGCSSPETKQQTLISTPEHLQKGRVVGSGCPEVRLSSPGREVLQRRPAGEDSSPHHRGLYNGMNVLMSAGCCTNTCRSVKLWDSFDGS, via the exons ATGTCCAAAAACGCCGAAAGTCCAGCCGAGGATATATCCAAGTTGACGGACGACGATTTGCTGAAGTGGAGCAAGGAAGACCTGGTGCGGAGGCTGCGGAAGGCTGAGGACGAGAAGATGAGCCTGATGCTGGACCACAGTAATCTGATACGCGAGGTTAATCGGCGGCTTCAGCAGCACTTGAACGAAATCCGCGGATTAAAG GATGTGAACCGGAAGCTCCAGGAGGACAACCAAGAGCTGCGGGACCTCTGTTGCTTCCTGGACGACGACAGGCAGAAGGGGAAGAAGGTGTCGCGGGAGTGGCAGCGGCTGGGCCGCTACAGCGCTGGCGTCATGCGCAAGGAGGTGGTCTTCTACTTACAAAAGTTAAAGGAGCTGGAGACGAGGCAGGAGGAGGTGCTGAAGGAGAACCTGGAGCTGAAGGAGCTCTGCCTCCTGTTGGATGAGGAGAAAGGCGGGGTGGGCAGTACTCTGGTGGGCTGCCGGAACTCCGTCGACAGCCAGGGCAGCCCCTGCCCCACGGCGGCACCTGGCTCTGGGTTACCACGAGACCTGGGAGATGGTAGCAGCACATCCAGCGCGGGAAGCACGGACAGCCCCGACCACCTGGTCCACAAGCAGCAGCCATTGGCGTGTTCTGGGGCAGGGAGCAGCCCAGAGCTCATTCACAAAGTCAGGACTGGGGAGGGGTCCATTTCCGAGCCTCTAGGGCGGCGCCGGAGCACCAGCCCCGAATACTCCATCCCACTGCTCCCTGCATGCCGACCTCGCTGTGGGTCGGTTTCCACTCCCGACCACAAAGCCCTGCGGGGGCAAAGTCCTGAGAAGCAGGGTAAATCCTGTGCAGACCGGCTGGCCCAGAAGCACCTGCTTGGGGTCGGGGCTGGGCCAAGCAGCCAGGAGGCCTTCCAGAAGCTCAGGGGCAGCATAGGCGGCGGATGCAGCAGCCCGGAGACCAAGCAACAGACCCTGATCTCCACGCCGGAGCACCTACAGAAGGGACGAGTGGTGGGGAGCGGCTGCCCCGAGGTCAGGCTGTCCAGCCCCGGCAGGGAGGTGCTGCAGAGGAGGCCGGCGGGGGAGGACTCATCACCGCACCACCGTGGCCTCTACAATGGCATGAACG
- the LOC111858333 gene encoding uncharacterized protein isoform X1, whose product MEKTTQPQLQLTMSKNAESPAEDISKLTDDDLLKWSKEDLVRRLRKAEDEKMSLMLDHSNLIREVNRRLQQHLNEIRGLKDVNRKLQEDNQELRDLCCFLDDDRQKGKKVSREWQRLGRYSAGVMRKEVVFYLQKLKELETRQEEVLKENLELKELCLLLDEEKGGVGSTLVGCRNSVDSQGSPCPTAAPGSGLPRDLGDGSSTSSAGSTDSPDHLVHKQQPLACSGAGSSPELIHKVRTGEGSISEPLGRRRSTSPEYSIPLLPACRPRCGSVSTPDHKALRGQSPEKQGKSCADRLAQKHLLGVGAGPSSQEAFQKLRGSIGGGCSSPETKQQTLISTPEHLQKGRVVGSGCPEVRLSSPGREVLQRRPAGEDSSPHHRGLYNGMNVLMSAGCCTNTCRSVKLWDSFDGS is encoded by the exons ATGGAGAAGACGACGCAGCCCCAGCTTCAGCTGACGATGTCCAAAAACGCCGAAAGTCCAGCCGAGGATATATCCAAGTTGACGGACGACGATTTGCTGAAGTGGAGCAAGGAAGACCTGGTGCGGAGGCTGCGGAAGGCTGAGGACGAGAAGATGAGCCTGATGCTGGACCACAGTAATCTGATACGCGAGGTTAATCGGCGGCTTCAGCAGCACTTGAACGAAATCCGCGGATTAAAG GATGTGAACCGGAAGCTCCAGGAGGACAACCAAGAGCTGCGGGACCTCTGTTGCTTCCTGGACGACGACAGGCAGAAGGGGAAGAAGGTGTCGCGGGAGTGGCAGCGGCTGGGCCGCTACAGCGCTGGCGTCATGCGCAAGGAGGTGGTCTTCTACTTACAAAAGTTAAAGGAGCTGGAGACGAGGCAGGAGGAGGTGCTGAAGGAGAACCTGGAGCTGAAGGAGCTCTGCCTCCTGTTGGATGAGGAGAAAGGCGGGGTGGGCAGTACTCTGGTGGGCTGCCGGAACTCCGTCGACAGCCAGGGCAGCCCCTGCCCCACGGCGGCACCTGGCTCTGGGTTACCACGAGACCTGGGAGATGGTAGCAGCACATCCAGCGCGGGAAGCACGGACAGCCCCGACCACCTGGTCCACAAGCAGCAGCCATTGGCGTGTTCTGGGGCAGGGAGCAGCCCAGAGCTCATTCACAAAGTCAGGACTGGGGAGGGGTCCATTTCCGAGCCTCTAGGGCGGCGCCGGAGCACCAGCCCCGAATACTCCATCCCACTGCTCCCTGCATGCCGACCTCGCTGTGGGTCGGTTTCCACTCCCGACCACAAAGCCCTGCGGGGGCAAAGTCCTGAGAAGCAGGGTAAATCCTGTGCAGACCGGCTGGCCCAGAAGCACCTGCTTGGGGTCGGGGCTGGGCCAAGCAGCCAGGAGGCCTTCCAGAAGCTCAGGGGCAGCATAGGCGGCGGATGCAGCAGCCCGGAGACCAAGCAACAGACCCTGATCTCCACGCCGGAGCACCTACAGAAGGGACGAGTGGTGGGGAGCGGCTGCCCCGAGGTCAGGCTGTCCAGCCCCGGCAGGGAGGTGCTGCAGAGGAGGCCGGCGGGGGAGGACTCATCACCGCACCACCGTGGCCTCTACAATGGCATGAACG
- the soul2 gene encoding heme-binding protein soul2, protein MAAILCVFCLFLALTSAAAWSAPWFCHGHECPPYELIGEYETFEERYYNASRWIMTGIESTASSVVYDGFMKLYGYTDGENERSQKIPMTLPVIVATSQSDKENDRLSISFYVPPNLDLPAPTNADVESLDRPEGRVFVRAFGGIASESDWLENVSELREYLLKEGKEFDAKNYVAAGYDPPWKLFFRHNEVWIPAV, encoded by the exons ATGGCAGCGATTCTCTGCGTCTTTTGCCTCTTTTTGGCGTTGACATCCGCAGCAGCTTGGTCTGCGCCTTGGTTTTGCCATGGCCATGAATGTCCGCCGTACGAGCTCATTGGAGAATATGAG ACTTTCGAGGAACGCTACTATAACGCAAGCCGCTGGATAATGACTGGTATTGAAAGTACGGCGTCATCGGTCGTGTACGACGGTTTTATGAAATTGTACGGATACACCGACGGAGAAAATGAGAGAA GCCAGAAGATCCCGATGACTCTACCAGTCATCGTGGCGACGTCTCAGTCTGACAAGGAGAATGATCGGTTATCGATCTCCTTTTACGTTCCTCCCAACCTCGACCTACCAGCACCCACTAACGCGGATGTTGAGAGTCTGGACCGACCCGAAGGCAGGGTGTTTGTCAG GGCCTTTGGTGGAATAGCCTCCGAGTCAGACTGGCTGGAGAACGTCAGTGAACTACGGGAATACCTGCTGAAGGAAGGGAAGGAGTTTGACGCTAAGAACTATGTTGCTGCTGGTTATGATCCTCCGTGGAAATTATTTTTCAGGCACAATGAGGTCTGGATCCCCGCAGTTTGA